One genomic region from Candida albicans SC5314 chromosome 6, complete sequence encodes:
- the ALS9 gene encoding flocculin (ALS family cell-surface glycoprotein; expressed during infection of human epithelial cells; confers laminin adhesion to S. cerevisiae; highly variable; putative GPI-anchor; Hap43-repressed) yields MLPQFLLLLLYLTVSTAKTITGVFNSFDSLTWTRSVEYVYKGPETPTWTAVLGWSLNSTTADAGDTFTLIMPCVFKFITSQTSVDLTADGVSYATCDFNAGEEFTTFSSLSCTVNSVSVSYDKASGTVKLPITFNVGGTGSSVDLTDSKCFTAGKNTVTFMDGDTKISTTVDFDASPVSPSGYITSSRIIPSLNKASSLFVSPQCENGYTSGIMGFVTSQGATIDCSNINIGISKGLNDWNFPVSSESFTYTKTCSSSGIIVEYENVPAGYRPFVDAYISSENVEQYTLTYANEYTCKNGNTVVDPFTLTWWGYKNSEADSNGDIIVVTTKTVTASTTAVTTLPFNPTVDKTETIEVLQPIPTTTITTSYIGISTSYETFTATIGGTATVIVDTPYHITTTVTTFWTGSVTTTTTYSNPTGSIDTVIVQIPSPDPTTTITEFWSESFASTTTVTNPPDGTNSVIIKEPYNPTVTTTEFWSESFASTTTITNPPDGTNSVIVKEPYNPTVTTTEFWSESFASTTTVTNPPDGTNSVIIKEPYNPTVTTTEFWSESFASTTTITNPPDGTNSVIVKEPYNPTVTTTEFWSESFASTTTVTNPPDGTNSVIIKEPYNPTVTTTEFWSESFASTTTITNPPDGTNSVIVKEPYNPTVTTTEFWSESFASTTTITNPPDGTNSVIVKEPYNPTVTTTEFWSESFASTTTITNPPDGTNSVIVKEPYNPTVTTTEFWSESFASTTTITNPPDGTNSVIVKEPYNPTVTTTEFWSESFASTTTVTNPPDGTNSVIVKEPYNPTVTTTEFWSESFASTTTITNPPDGTNSVIVKEPYNPTVTTTEFWSESFASTTTITNPPDGTNSVIVKEPYNPTVTTTEFWSESFASTTTITNPPDGTNSVIIKEPYNPTVTTTEFWSESFASTTTITNPPDGTNSVIIKEPYNPTVTTTEFWSESFASTTTVTNPPDGTNSVIIKEPYNPTVTTTEFWSESFASTTTVTNPPDGTNSVIIKEPYNPTVTTTEFWSESFASTTTVTNPPDGTNSVIVKEPYNPTVTTTEFWSESFASTTTVTNPPDGTNSVIIKEPYNPTVTTTEFWSESFASTTPSVSSFESKTFYSSEAQSSLEIDSSNTFMTSISVSTASSYDESSTIVSSAFPTLHISSYSLSTSFVPPVTLPRYVNTTISSSPSFESSSMYSSVTSAVTSIDNDREVPTSTTTYLHSKLYSESISTVIQTKSSDWSLSLGNSNKPESASTVSEESLHYLSTPGPSSSEYSISFTSEKEGHVSSYVPRVSYTSSVKVSISSTMSSENGMSATHTFGISTNTIPSSTETSIKSATVTTPVSESTNTGMSIFMSTTTESKTTDITTETSVSGEVNLGSATVKVSSSEFISKGTVTRIMPTELTNSESTFTASPSFVLTSTESSVIETPATIEMSSRSSSYSVPLSKLRSEGETTRVIPTSSTATGSTVIGSPSSVSTSNESIITGSSSFVSTTAETISTRSIVTESIVAGSPSLVLTTTVLDTTETTITETSIVGESSSRSLTFKASSLSKGEITGTVTPEMSVSTSKATTGTTSEVSIKESLTTKVPTFTSTTIKPETSETQHSESRTTQIPYSETKGSQLSTANSQVSQTGSSKSSIFESAISKDESTFVSATVKSITTPAVTQYQTSLPNPAVSVSEESGKKSSIIESQTENSATQHSIYFDSIETSTLSNTLANTLVSGAMKNSETTSELTTSDKAIGFSTTTETSIPGATNSALSPSVDSGKSSMLGWSGGIVSTVSTSTRLEDSTATSSSITAANQDSLNPSTVSKYPHGSETIDNGSNGSSHSSSALASTISASHSIKFSAHQTTLSQSLISSSTKTVIASTYDGSGSVIKLHSWFYGLVTIFFLFI; encoded by the coding sequence ATGCTACCACAATTCCTATTGTTATTGCTATATTTGACAGTTTCGACTGCAAAAACGATTACCGGTGTTTTCAATAGTTTTGACTCATTGACATGGACTAGATCCGTTGAATATGTTTACAAAGGACCAGAGACTCCAACTTGGACTGCAGTTTTAGGCTGGTCCTTAAATAGTACCACTGCTGACGCAGGAGACACGTTTACCTTGATTATGCCTTGTGTGTTTAAATTTATAACTAGCCAAACATCTGTTGATTTGACTGCTGATGGTGTTAGCTATGCCACTTGTGACTTTAATGCTGGTGAAGAATTTACAACATTTTCTTCCTTATCATGTACTGTGAACAGTGTTTCAGTATCATATGATAAGGCTTCTGGTACGGTCAAATTGCCCATTACATTCAATGTGGGTGGAACAGGTTCGTCAGTTGATTTGACAGATTCCAAATGTTTTACTGCCGGAAAAAACACTGTGACTTTCATGGATGGCGATACAAAGATTTCTACCACTGTTGATTTTGACGCGTCTCCAGTATCACCCAGTGGTTATATTACAAGCTCACGAATTATTCCTAGTCTCAATAAAGCTTCAAGTCTTTTTGTGCTGCCACAATGTGAAAATGGTTACACATCTGGTATAATGGGATTTGTAACTAGTCAGGGTGCCACTATTGATTGCtcaaatatcaatataGGGATATCGAAAGGTTTAAATGATTGGAATTTTCCAGTAAGTTCAGAATCATTTACTTACACAAAAACTTGTTCGTCAAGCGGTATTATAGTTGAATACGAAAATGTTCCTGCTGGGTATCGTCCTTTTGTTGATGCATATATTTCTTCAGAAAATGTTGAGCAATATACCTTGACGTACGCAAATGAGTATACTTGTAAAAATGGCAATACTGTGGTTGATCCATTTACTTTAACATGGTGGGGGTATAAAAATTCTGAAGCAGACTCTAACGGGGATATAATCGTAGTTACAACCAAAACTGTTACAGCCAGCACTACAGCCGTGACTACTTTACCTTTCAATCCAACCGTTGATAAAACCGAAACAATTGAAGTTTTGCAACCTATTCCAACCACCACAATTACAACTTCATATATTGGTATTTCCACTTCCTATGAAACATTTACCGCAACAATAGGTGGCACTGCCACAGTCATTGTCGATACACCCTATCATATCACTACCACTGTTACAACTTTCTGGACCGGGTCAGTTACAACTACCACTACTTATAGTAATCCCACTGGTTCCATAGACACTGTTATTGTGCAAATTCCACTGCCTGATCCAACTACAACTATAACTGAATTTTGGTCTGAATCATTTGCTAGTACTACCACTGTTACTAACCCACCTGATGGTACTAACAGTGTGATCATCAAAGAACCATACAACCCAACTGTTACTACAACTGAATTTTGGTCTGAATCATTTGCTAGCACtaccaccatcaccaacCCACCTGATGGTACAAACTCAGTCATTGTTAAGGAACCATACAACCCAACTGTGACAACCACTGAATTTTGGTCTGAATCATTTGCTAGTACTACCACTGTTACTAACCCACCAGACGGTACTAACAGTGTGATCATCAAAGAACCATACAACCCAACTGTGACAACTACTGAATTTTGGTCTGAATCATTTGCTAGCACtaccaccatcaccaacCCACCTGATGGTACAAACTCAGTCATTGTTAAGGAACCATACAACCCAACTGTGACAACCACTGAATTTTGGTCTGAATCATTTGCTAGTACTACCACTGTCACTAACCCACCAGACGGTACTAATAGTGTGATCATCAAAGAACCATACAACCCAACTGTTACTACAACTGAATTTTGGTCTGAATCATTTGCTAGCACtaccaccatcaccaacCCACCTGATGGTACAAACTCAGTCATTGTTAAGGAACCATACAACCCAACTGTGACAACCACTGAATTTTGGTCTGAATCATTTGCTAGCACTACCACCATCACTAACCCACCTGACGGTACAAACTCAGTCATTGTTAAGGAACCATACAACCCAACTGTTACTACAACTGAATTTTGGTCTGAATCATTTGCTAGCACtaccaccatcaccaacCCACCTGATGGTACAAACTCAGTCATTGTTAAGGAACCATACAACCCAACTGTGACAACCACTGAATTTTGGTCTGAATCATTTGCTAGCACtaccaccatcaccaacCCACCTGATGGTACAAACTCAGTCATTGTTAAGGAACCATACAACCCAACTGTGACAACCACTGAATTTTGGTCTGAATCATTTGCTAGCACTACCACTGTCACCAACCCACCTGATGGTACAAACTCAGTCATTGTTAAGGAACCATACAACCCAACTGTGACAACCACTGAATTTTGGTCTGAATCATTTGCTAGCACtaccaccatcaccaacCCACCTGATGGTACAAACTCAGTCATTGTTAAGGAACCATACAACCCAACTGTGACAACCACTGAATTTTGGTCTGAATCATTTGCTAGCACtaccaccatcaccaacCCACCTGATGGTACAAACTCAGTCATTGTTAAGGAACCATACAACCCAACTGTGACAACCACTGAATTTTGGTCTGAATCATTTGCTAGTACTACCACCATCACTAACCCACCTGATGGTACTAACAGCGTGATCATCAAAGAACCATACAACCCAACTGTTACTACAACTGAATTTTGGTCTGAATCATTTGCTAGCACtaccaccatcaccaacCCACCTGACGGTACTAACAGTGTGATCATCAAAGAACCATACAACCCAACTGTTACTACAACTGAATTTTGGTCTGAGTCATTTGCTAGTACTACCACTGTCACCAACCCACCTGATGGTACTAACAGTGTGATCATCAAAGAACCATACAACCCAACTGTGACAACCACTGAATTTTGGTCTGAATCATTTGCTAGTACTACCACTGTCACCAACCCACCTGATGGTACTAACAGTGTGATCATCAAAGAACCATACAACCCAACTGTGACAACCACTGAATTTTGGTCTGAATCATTTGCTAGTACTACCACTGTTACTAACCCACCAGACGGTACAAACTCAGTCATTGTTAAGGAACCATACAACCCAACTGTGACAACCACTGAATTTTGGTCTGAATCATTTGCTAGTACTACCACTGTCACCAACCCACCTGATGGTACTAACAGTGTGATCATCAAAGAACCATACAACCCAACTGTGACAACCACTGAATTTTGGTCTGAGTCATTTGCTAGTACTACACCAAGTGTTTCCAGTTTTGAATCGAAAACATTTTACTCATCAGAAGCACAGTCGAGTTTAGAAATTGATTCGAGTAATACCTTTATGACGTCGATTTCAGTTAGCACCGCATCATCATATGACGAGAGTTCAACCATTGTTTCATCTGCATTCCCAACTTTGCACATTTCTTCATACTCTTTGTCAACAAGTTTTGTTCCACCTGTTACACTTCCACGCTATGTCAACACCACAATCTCCAGTTCACCATCCTTTGAATCGTCATCTATGTATTCATCAGTCACTAGTGCGGTCACTTccattgataatgatagaGAGGTGCCAACTTCAACGACCACCTACTTGCACTCGAAATTGTATTCCGAATCAATTTCTACTGTTATTCAAACTAAATCTTCAGATTGGTCTTTATCATTAGGAAACTCGAACAAGCCAGAGTCTGCTAGTACAGTATCAGAAGAGAGTTTGCATTACTTGTCTACTCCAGGACCATCATCTAGTGAATACTCAATTCTGTTTACAAGTGAAAAGGAAGGTCATGTTAGTTCCTACGTTCCAAGGGTATCTTACACGTCGAGTGTTAAAGTTAGCATTAGCTCTACTATGTCATCTGAAAATGGAATGAGTGCTACTCACACATTTGGcatttcaacaaatacaattcCTTCAAGTACTGAAACATCTATTAAATCGGCAACTGTCACAACACCAGTTTCTGAATCCACGAATACTGGAATGTCAATATTTATGTCAACAACTACTGAATCAAAAACAACTGACATTACCACTGAAACATCTGTTTCTGGGGAAGTGAACTTGGGATCAGCAACCGTTAAAGTTTCATCATCAGAATTTATTAGTAAAGGAACGGTTACTAGAATAATGCCTACTGAACTTACAAATTCCGAATCAACATTTACTGCGTCACCATCTTTCGTGTTGACAAGTACTGAATCAAGCGTTATTGAAACACCAGCTACGATAGAAATGAGTTCCAGATCATCATCTTATAGTGTGCCATTGTCAAAATTACGAAGTGAAGGAGAAACTACCAGAGTAATACCTACTAGCTCAACAGCTACTGGATCTACTGTCATTGGATCACCATCATCTGTATCGACAAGTAATGAATCGATAATTACTGgatcttcatcatttgtGTCTACAACTGCTGAAACAATTTCCACTAGATCCATAGTTActgaatcaattgttgcTGGATCCCCATCATTAGTATTGACAACTACCGTTTTGGACACAActgaaacaacaattacagAAACATCAATTGTCGGTGAACTGAGCTCCAGATCATTAACTTTCAAAGCCTCATCACTAAGCAAAGGAGAAATTACTGGAACTGTAACACCAGAAATGTCAGTTTCAACTAGCAAAGCAACTACTGGCACGACTTCTGAAGTATCTATTAAAGAGTCATTAACCACAAAAGTTCCTACTTttacatcaacaacaattaaacCAGAGACTTCTGAAACTCAACACTCTGAATCAAGAACTACTCAAATTCCATATTCAGAAACAAAGGGTTCTCAATTATCTACAGCTAATTCACAAGTTTCTCAAACTGGAAGCTCCAAGTCTCTGATTTTTGAATCGGCAATATCAAAAGATGAAAGTACTTTCGTTTCAGCCACTGTGAAATCAATTACCACCCCAGCTGTCACTCAATATCAAACTTCATTGCCAAATCCAGCAGTTTCAGTTTCTGAAGAATCAGGCAAGAAACTGTCAATCATTGAAAGCCAAACTGAAAATTCAGCAACTCAACATAGTATTTACTTTGATAGTATTGAAACACTGACCTTGTCAAACACTTTAGCAAACACTTTGGTCTCTGGTGCTATGAAGAATTCAGAAACAACTTCAGAATTGACTACTTCTGATAAAGCTATTGGTTTTtccacaacaacagaaactTCAATTCCTGGTGCAACAAATTCTGCCTTGAGTCCATCTGTTGATTCTGGTAAAAGTTCGATGTTAGGATGGTCTGGTGGAATTGTCTCAACTgtttcaacttcaacaagATTAGAAGATTCTACTGCCACCCTGAGTTCCATAACTGCAGCTAATCAAGATTCATTAAACCCTTCAACTGTCAGCAAATACCCTCATGGATCTGAGACTATTGATAATGGATCAAATGGTTCTTCACATTCTAGTTCTGCCTTAGCATCTACTATTTCAGCTAGCCACAGTATTAAATTTAGTGCTCATCAGACTACATTAAGTCAGCTGTTGATATCATCTTCAACCAAAACAGTTATTGCTTCTACATACGATGGTTCTGGTTCGGTTATCAAACTCCATTCTTGGTTTTATGGATTGGTCAcaatattctttttgtttatttaa
- the ALS1 gene encoding adhesin factor ALS1 (Cell-surface adhesin; adhesion, virulence, immunoprotective roles; band at hyphal base; Rfg1, Ssk1, Spider biofilm induced; flow model biofilm repressed; CAI-4 strain background effects; promoter bound Bcr1, Tec1, Efg1, Ndt80, and Brg1), producing the protein MLQQFTLLFLYLSIASAKTITGVFDSFNSLTWSNAANYAFKGPGYPTWNAVLGWSLDGTSANPGDTFTLNMPCVFKYTTSQTSVDLTADGVKYATCQFYSGEEFTTFSTLTCTVNDALKSSIKAFGTVTLPIAFNVGGTGSSTDLEDSKCFTAGTNTVTFNDGDKDISIDVEFEKSTVDPSGYLYASRVMPSLNKVTTLFVAPQCENGYTSGTMGFSSSNGDVAIDCSNIHIGITKGLNDWNYPVSSESFSYTKTCTSNGIQIKYQNVPAGYRPFIDAYISATDVNQYTLAYTNDYTCAGSRSQSKPFTLRWTGYKNSDAGSNGIVIVATTRTVTDSTTAVTTLPFNPSVDKTKTIEILQPIPTTTITTSYVGVTTSYSTKTAPIGETATVIVDVPYHTTTTVTSEWTGTITTTTTRTNPTDSIDTVVVQVPSPNPTVSTTEYWSQSYATTTTVTAPPGGTDTVIIREPPNHTVTTTEYWSQSFATTTTVTAPPGETDTVIIREPPNHTVTTTEYWSQSYATTTTVTAPPGGTDTVLIREPPNHTVTTTEYWSQSYATTTTVTAPPGGTDTVIIREPPNYTVTTTEYWSQSYATTTTITAPPGETDTVIIREPPNHTVTTTEYWSQSYATTTTVTAPPGGTDTVLIREPPNHTVTTTEYWSQSYATTTTVTAPPGGTDTVLIREPPNHTVTTTEYWSQSYATTTTVTAPPGGTDTVIIREPPNHTVTTTEYWSQSYATTTTVTAPPGGTDTVIIREPPNYTVTTTEYWSQSFATTTTVTAPPGGTDTVIIYESMSSSKISTSSNDITSIIPSFSRPHYVNSTTSDLSTFESSSMNTPTSISSDGMLLSSTTLVTESETTTESICSDGKECSRLSSSSGIVTNPDSNESSIVTSTVPTASTMSDSLSSTDGISATSSDNVSKSGVSVTTETSVTTIQTTPNPLSSSVTSLTQLSSIPSVSESESKVTFTSNGDNQSGTHDSQSTSTEIEIVTTSSTKVLPPVVSSNTDLTSEPTNTREQPTTLSTTSNSITEDITTSQPTGDNGDNTSSTNPVPTVATSTLASASEEDNKSGSHESASTSLKPSMGENSGLTTSTEIEATTTSPTEAPSPAVSSGTDVTTEPTDTREQPTTLSTTSKTNSESVATTQATNENGGKSPSTDLTSSLTTGTSASTSANSELVTSGSVTGGAVASASNDQSHSTSVTNSNSIVSNTPQTTLSQQVTSSSPSTNTFIASTYDGSGSIIQHSTWLYGLITLLSLFI; encoded by the coding sequence ATGCTTCAACAATTTACATTGTTATTCCTATATTTGTCAATTGCAAGTGCAAAGACAATCACTGGTGTTTTTGATAgttttaattcattaacTTGGTCCAATGCTGCTAATTATGCTTTCAAAGGGCCAGGATACCCAACTTGGAATGCTGTTTTGGGTTGGTCCTTAGATGGTACCAGTGCCAATCCAGGGGATACATTCACATTGAATATGCCATGTGTGTTTAAATATACTACTTCACAAACATCTGTTGATTTAACTGCCGATGGTGTTAAATATGCTACTTGTCAATTTTATTCTGGTGAAGAATTCACAACTTTTTCTACATTAACATGTACTGTGAACGACGCTTTGAAATCATCCATTAAGGCATTTGGTACAGTTACTTTACCAATTGCATTCAATGTTGGTGGAACAGGTTCATCAACTGATTTGGAAGATTCTAAATGTTTTACTGCTGGTACCAATACAGTCACATTTAATGATGGTGATAAAGATATCTCAATTGATGTTGAGTTTGAAAAGTCAACCGTTGATCCAAGTGGATATTTGTATGCTTCCAGAGTTATGCCAAGTCTCAATAAGGTCACAACTCTTTTTGTGGCACCACAATGTGAAAATGGTTACACATCTGGTACAATGGGGTTCTCCAGTAGTAACGGTGACGTTGCTATTGATTGCTCAAATATTCATATTGGTATCACAAAAGGATTAAATGATTGGAATTATCCGGTTTCATCTGAATCATTTAGTTACACTAAAACTTGTACATCTAATGGAATTCAGattaaatatcaaaatgTACCTGCTGGTTATCGTCCATTTATTGATGCTTATATTTCTGCTACAGATGTTAACCAATATACTTTAGCATATACCAATGATTATACTTGTGCTGGCAGTCGTCTGCAAAGTAAACCTTTCACTTTAAGATGGACTGGATACAAGAATAGTGATGCCGGATCTAACGGTATTGTCATTGTTGCTACAACTAGAACAGTTACAGACAGTACCACTGCTGTCACTACTTTACCATTCAATCCAAGTGTTgataaaaccaaaacaatcGAAATTTTGCAACCTATTCCAACCACTACCATCACAACTTCATATGTTGGTGTGACTACTTCCTATCTGACTAAGACTGCACCAATTGGTGAAACAGCTactgttattgttgatgtgCCATATCATACTACCACAACTGTTACCAGTGAATGGACAGGAACAATCACTACCACTACAACTCGTACCAATCCAACTGATTCAATTGACACAGTGGTGGTACAAGTTCCACTGCCAAATCCAACTGTTAGTACTACTGAATATTGGTCTCAGTCCTATGCTACAACCACTACAGTTACTGCTCCTCCAGGTGGTACCGATACTGTTATCATTAGAGAACCACCAAACCACACTGTCACTACTACTGAATATTGGTCACAGTCCTTTgccaccactaccactgTAACTGCACCACCAGGTGAAACTGATACCGTTATCATTAGAGAACCACCAAATCACACTGTTACTACTACTGAATACTGGTCACAATCCTATgccaccactaccactgTTACTGCTCCTCCAGGTGGTACCGATACCGTTCTTATCAGAGAGCCACCAAACCATACTGTTACTACTACTGAATACTGGTCACAATCCTATgccaccactaccactgTAACTGCACCACCAGGTGGTACTGACACTGTTATCATTAGAGAGCCACCAAACTACACGGTTACTACTACTGAATATTGGTCTCAATCATATGCAACCACTACTACCATTACCGCTCCACCTGGTGAAACCGATACCGTTATCATTAGAGAACCACCAAATCACACTGTTACTACTACTGAATACTGGTCACAATCCTATgccaccactaccactgTTACTGCTCCTCCAGGTGGTACCGATACTGTTCTTATCAGAGAGCCACCAAACCACACTGTCACTACTACTGAATACTGGTCTCAATCATATGCTACAACCACCACTGTTACTGCACCACCAGGTGGTACCGATACCGTTCTTATCAGAGAGCCACCAAACCACACTGTCACTACTACTGAATACTGGTCACAATCCTATgccaccactaccactgTAACTGCACCACCAGGAGGTACCGATACTGTTATCATTAGAGAACCACCAAACCACACTGTCACTACTACTGAATACTGGTCACAATCCTATgccaccactaccactgTTACTGCTCCTCCAGGTGGTACTGACACTGTTATCATTAGAGAACCACCAAACTACACGGTTACTACTACTGAATATTGGTCACAATCATTTGccacaaccaccacagTTACTGCTCCTCCAGGTGGTACTGACACTGTGATTATCTATGAAAGCATGTCAAGTTCAAAGATTTCTACATCCTCCAATGATATAACCAGTATCATTCCATCATTTTCCCGTCCTCATTATGTCAACAGCACAACCTCCGATTTGTCAACATTTGAATCTTCATCCATGAATACTCCTACTTCTATCAGTAGTGATGGTATGTTGTTGTCTTCTACAACTTTGGTTACTGAATCAGAAACAACTACAGAACTGATTTGCAGTGATGGTAAAGAGTGTTCTAGATTGTCCAGTTCTTCTGGTATTGTCACAAATCCAGATAGCAATGAATCCTCAATCGTAACTAGTACTGTTCCTACTGCAAGTACAATGTCTGATTCACTTTCTTCAACTGATGGTATTAGTGCTACATCTTCTGATaatgtttcaaaatcagGAGTATCAGTTACAACCGAAACTTCTGTTACTACTATTCAAACTACTCCAAACCCATTATCATCTTCAGTGACATCATTGACTCAGTTGTCTTCAATTCCAAGTGTTTCAGAAAGTGAAAGTAAAGTTACATTTACAAGCAATGGAGACAACCAAAGTGGTACTCATGATTCACAATCTACTTCCactgaaattgaaattgtaaCAACCAGTTCTACTAAAGTTTTACCACCTGTCGTTTCTTCTAATACTGATTTGACTAGTGAACCAACAAATACCAGAGAACAACCAACTACATTATCAACTACTTCAAACTCCATCACTGAAGATATCACCACATCTCAACCTACAGGTGATAATGGAGACAATACTTCATCAACCAATCCAGTTCCAACTGTGGCAACAAGTACTTTAGCATCTGCAAGTGAAGAAGACAACAAAAGCGGTTCTCATGAATCAGCATCCACAAGTTTGAAACCAAGTATGGGTGAAAATTCTGGATTAACTACTTCTACTGAAATTGAAGCTACAACAACCAGTCCTACAGAAGCTCCATCACCTGCTGTTTCTTCTGGTACTGATGTAACTACTGAACCAACAGATACTAGAGAACAACCTACTACATTATCAACTActtcaaaaacaaacagtGAACTGGTTGCTACTACACAAGCTACTAATGAAAATGGTGGTAAATCTCCATCAACTGATTTAACATCAAGCTTGACAACAGGCACCTCAGCATCTACAAGTGCTAATAGCGAACTTGTTACTAGTGGATCTGTTACTGGTGGAGCTGTTGCCAGTGCTTCAAATGATCAATCACATTCTACTTCTGTTaccaacagcaacagcatTGTATCTAATACCCCACAAACTACATTGAGTCAACAAGTTACCTCATCCTCACCTTCAACCAACACATTCATTGCTTCTACATACGATGGCTCTGGTTCTATTATCCAACATTCTACTTGGTTGTACGGTTTGATCACATTATTGTCCTTGTTCATTTAG